The Bombus fervidus isolate BK054 chromosome 1, iyBomFerv1, whole genome shotgun sequence genome includes a window with the following:
- the LOC139987291 gene encoding 2-aminoethanethiol dioxygenase: MTAAIKTLWKQALNTFEERSNVGFKLCQKNFDKLRYLMNKITAEDVNLNKQILDFIQVQHAPMWVIDIFENKDFAISIFILKHGFTMPIHDHPGMYGFLKVISGVVQVNNYTLKPNEDHTIRLNKEVMAYRHKQISLHSNSPACTLTPRDKNLHEITCIEGPAAFLDILSPPYDVDDSGKGPRPCTFFKTVSSSKLCTDSDIVEEVKLVVIEGPPDFYSGSLKYTGPPLM; the protein is encoded by the exons atGACAGCGGCAATTAAAACGTTATGGAAGCAAGCATTAAATACATTTGAAGAACGTAGTAATGTCGGATTTAAGCTTTGTCAAAAGAACTTTGACAAATTGCGGTACTTGATGAACAAGATTACAGCCGAAGacgtaaatttaaataaacagaTCCTTGATTTTATTCAAGTACAGCATGCTCCGATGTGGGTAAttgatatatttgaaaataaagactttgctatttcaatttttatattgaaacaTGGATTTACAATGCCAATACATGATCATCCTGGAATGTATGGATTTTTAAAg GTAATCAGTGGTGTAGTTCAAGTAAACAATTATACTCTGAAGCCAAATGAGGATCATACAATCAGATTAAACAAAGAAGTAATGGCATATAGACACAAACAAATATCATTACACAGCAATTCACCTGCTTGTACTCTTACACCAAGAGACAAAAATTTACATGAAATTACATGTATTGAAGGACCTGCCGCATTTTTGGATATACTTAGTCCTCCATATGATGTAGATGATTCTGGAAAAGGTCCAAGACCATGTACATTTTTCAAAACTGTTAGTAGTTCCAAGCTATGTACAGATTCAGATATAGTGGAAGAAGTTAAATTGGTGGTTATTGAAGGTCCACCAGATTTCTATTCTGGAAGCCTTAAATACACAGGACCACCTTTAATGTGA
- the Bic gene encoding bicaudal, whose translation MNPEKLKKLQAQVRIGGKGTPRRKKKVVHATAATDDKKLQSCLKKLSVNTIPGIEEVNMIKDDGTVIHFNNPKAQASLSANTFAITGHGENKQITDMLPGIISQLGPEGVTQLKRLASTVSGSTVGKSTLEEDDEVPDLVENFDEASKEEVAPKKEVDENDKAAGDKKEAVTIDEKKEAPLATPEA comes from the exons ATGAATCCTGAGAAGTTGAAGAAGCTTCAAGCTCAAGTACGAATCGGCGGTAAGGGAACACCCCGACGCAAGAAGAAG gtTGTTCATGCTACTGCTGCTACAGATGATAAGAAGTTACAAAGTTGTTTAAAAAAGTTGTCTGTGAATACAATTCCTGGTATAGAGGAGGTTAATATGATTAAGGATGATGGTACTGTCATCCACTTCAATAATCCAAAGGCTCAAGCTAGTTTATCTGCTAACACATTTGCCATTACTGGTCATGgtgaaaataaacaaataactGACATGTTACCGGGAATAATAAGTCAGCTGGGTCCTGAAGGTGTTACACAGTTGAAACGACTAGCAAGTACAGTTTCTGGAAGCACAGTTGGTAAATCAACCTTGGAAGAAGATGATGAGGTGCCAGATTTAGTGGAGAACTTTGATGAAGCTAGCAAAGAGGAG GTTGCTCCAAAAAAGGAAGTGGATGAAAATGATAAAGCAGCTGGTGACAAAAAAGAAGCTGTTACGAttgatgaaaagaaagaagcccCCTTAGCTACACCTGAAGCTTAA
- the LOC139986941 gene encoding uncharacterized protein C2orf42 homolog, which yields MSNEERLRKLLSDLGKATLRGIRKCPKCGTYNGSRGLCCKNKYCDAVFKEPGEKRKLSTEACKLITGTTAQVFSVRVRDKGPDYRGFVQLPLINATISNEMITLISQSTALCFVDSCERSFDTSVLKCHEKNSSDTPVSACQHIQAALRCYAEAQPLTLRNSILSSLNVNNEMKQEIWLLATETSGPLVQRVSKNIMAVKCKASPKHPLGYLHFSLFVTKSKDRIEHRYFCSCSTFKGIGKTIGDKPDVAQSSQNKRCVHFYACICAFASDTKLSEEFSYYINLDQNDLSISKPVTTVLQNDEQDKIVGIDLDGLTTDDTDTHLLIFRDDTLTVQSLDGNRLDLDSMNLESTILPHSIVENIGVECDRTLLEDNNMVSQVNNLEVINENGVQLGGNTVKIMDDQTSMDSKYNVLNNSQYILNDNIKILNTGTLKVLDTNAILDVNNMKIIDTNTVSNTTGVKIVDKNMLIQYDTGSISNTESNSITQPISTKRKRDDKPTSTNTTSLNNLSSIEPRKAKTKLHIVKKYQNPCEDLDEANINLPFIKWLASITERINQTMHFQFDGKPDPLVFHVPQIFFDCLRERISCGGKKKRLPNSTTAFVRKDGVPLGTFTKYTWQITNILHVKSIFETPLIPLEITRSFVQNADGTYELYKREETEIDRYKKTNNNALIKPLELKTYLKVGNTSPNQVEPTPFLIEWIPDILPISKIGELRIRFEFGHVKNETNHRWRKIALLKNY from the exons ATGTCTAATGAGGAGCGTTTGAGGAAGTTACTATCTGACTTAGGTAAAGCTACATTACGTGGAATTCGTAAATGCCCAAAATGTGGAACTTATAATGGATCTCGTGGTTTGTGttgtaaaaacaaatattgtgATGCTGTATTTAAGGAACCTGGTGAAAAAAGGAAACTATCAACAGAAGCATGTAAGCTTATTACGGGCACAACTGCTCAAGTTTTTTCTGTTAGAGTACGTGATAAAGGCCCAGATTATCGTGGATTTGTTCAATTACCACTGATAAATGCCACAATTTCTAATGAAATGATAACACTTATTTCACAATCCACTGCGTTATGTTTTGTTGATAGTTGTGAAAGAAGTTTTGATACTAGTGTTCTTAAATGTCAT GAAAAGAATTCGTCCGATACGCCTGTCTCTGCATGTCAACATATACAGGCTGCCTTAAGATGCTATGCAGAAGCACAGCCATTAACTTTAAGGAACTCTATTCTATCAtctttaaatgtaaataatgaaatgaaaCAAGAAATTTGGTTACTTGCTACTGAAACTTCAGGGCCTTTAGTACAACGAGTGTCCAAAAATATAATGGCAGTCAAATGCAAAGCTTCACCAAAACATCCATTAGGTTACCttcatttttctctctttgttaCAAAATCGAAAGATAGAATTGAACATCGTTATTTTTGTTCTTGTTCCACATTTAAA gGCATAGGGAAAACAATAGGAGACAAACCAGATGTAGCACAGTCTTCTCAGAATAAGCGTTGTGTACATTTTTATGCTTGTATTTGTGCATTTGCTAGCGATACAAAATTATCAGAAGAATttagttattatattaacttaGATCAGAATGATTTAAGTATATCAAAACCAGTAACAACAGTGTTACAAAATGATGAACAAGATAAGATAGTAGGCATTG ATCTTGATGGTTTAACTACGGATGATACAGATACacatcttttaatatttcgagATGACACTTTAACAGTTCAAAGCTTAGATGGAAATAGATTAGATTTGGATTCAATGAATTTAGAGTCTACAATTCTACCACATAgtattgttgaaaatattggaGTAGAATGTGATCGTACCTTAttagaagataataatatGGTATCACAA GTGAATAATTTAGaagtaattaatgaaaatggtGTACAACTTGGTGGAAATACCGTTAAGATAATGGATGATCAGACAAGCATGGATTCTAAATATAATGTGCTTAATAATAGccaatatatattaaatgataatataaagatattaaatactGGAACATTGAAAGTTCTTGATACAAATGCTATTTTAGATGTAAATAACATGAAAATAATTGATACTAATACTGTTTCAAATACTACTGGTGTAAAAATAGTAGATAAAAACATGTTAATACAATATGATACGGGCAGTATATCAAATACggaaagtaatagtataacacAGCCAATTTCAACAAAGCGAAAAAGAGACGACAAACCAACAAGCACAAATACCACAAGTCTGAATAATTTAAGTTCAATAGAACCAAGAAAAGctaaaacaaaattacatattgttaAGAAGTATCAAAATCCTTGCGAAGATTTGGATGAagctaatataaatttgcctTTCATCAAATGGCTTGCATCGATAACAGAAAGAATAAATCAAACTATGCATTTTCAATTCGATGGAAAACCAGATCCTTTAGTATTTCATGTaccacaaatattttttgattgTTTACGAGAACGGATATCATGTGGTGGCAAAAAGAAACGTTTGCCAAATTCAACAACGGCATTTGTTAGAAAAGACGGTGTACCGTTAGGTACATTTACCAAATATACGTGGCAAAttactaatattttacatGTCAAAAGTATTTTTGAGACGCCTCTTATACCTTTGGAAATAACAAGAAGTTTTGTTCAAAACGCGGATGGTAcatatgaattatataaaagagaagaaacggaAATAGATCGATACAAAAAAACCAATAATAACGCATTAATTAAACCCTTAGAATTAAAAACGTATTTGAAAGTTG GAAATACTTCTCCAAATCAAGTTGAACCAACACCATTTTTGATAGAATGGATACCAGATATTTTACCAATATCAAAAATTGGTGAACTTAGAATTAGATTTGAATTTGGTCATGTAAAAAATGAGACAAACCATAGATGGAGGAAAATAGCCctactaaaaaattattaa